A region from the Gossypium hirsutum isolate 1008001.06 chromosome A08, Gossypium_hirsutum_v2.1, whole genome shotgun sequence genome encodes:
- the LOC107918905 gene encoding expansin-like B1 produces MGNMGFSLKLRYCCLVSVMMLLPALCYSDNFDKSRATYYSRPDGLGTPSGACGFGEYGRNISDGNVAGVYRLYNNGIGCGACYQVRCTTSPQICTDKGVNIVVTDYGQGDNTDFILSHHAFEAMAQPGTADRLFAYGVVDVEYQRVPCQYVGHKIQVKVHEYSRNPDYLAIIMLYQAGKSDIVSVDIWQQGKWVEMRRSFGAVFDMSNPPLGAISLRFNVQDSTGSKWAVEAPNVIPPNWKAGVAYDTNIQL; encoded by the exons ATGGG AAACATGGGGTTCTCACTCAAACTTCGGTATTGTTGTCTAGTGTCTGTCATGATGCTATTACCTGCACTGTGTTACTCTGACAATTTCGACAAGTCAAGAGCAACTTACTATAGCCGTCCTGACGGCTTAGGCACTCCAA GTGGGGCTTGCGGGTTTGGAGAATATGGAAGAAATATCTCTGATGGTAATGTAGCTGGGGTTTACAGGCTCTACAACaatggaattggctgcggtgctTGCTATCAG GTTAGGTGCACAACAAGCCCTCAAATCTGTACTGATAAAGGGGTGAACATAGTGGTGACTGACTATGGCCAAGGCGACAACACCGATTTCATCCTCAGTCACCACGCATTTGAAGCGATGGCACAACCAGGCACCGCGGATCGTCTGTTTGCTTACGGAGTTGTTGATGTGGAATACCAAAGAGTTCCCTGTCAGTACGTTGGTCATAAGATCCAGGTTAAGGTTCATGAATATAGCAGAAACCCAGATTACTTGGCCATTATAATGCTGTACCAAGCTGGTAAAAGTGATATCGTATCCGTTGATATTTGGCAGCAG GGAAAATGGGTAGAAATGAGAAGGTCGTTTGGGGCAGTTTTCGACATGTCAAATCCACCATTGGGAGCCATCAGTTTGAGGTTCAATGTGCAGGACAGCACCGGCAGCAAATGGGCGGTGGAGGCGCCGAATGTTATTCCTCCTAATTGGAAAGCTGGAGTTGCTTATGATACCAATATTCAGCTTTAG
- the LOC107920438 gene encoding light-harvesting complex-like protein 3 isotype 2, chloroplastic, whose protein sequence is MSISMALFSPPCPTSFSVNPNFTHKPALFLPLKRPFLSLSTPKSLPDNGAGVSASVPAIEDPKPSQNDPVLEKAVEGSSGPNGAATSTEIEVLSKFEDPRWIGGTWDLKQFQKNGTTDWDAVIDAEVRRRKWLQDNPETTSNDDPVVFDTAIIPWWAWMKRFHLPEAELLNGRAAMVGFFMAYLFDSLTGVGLVDQMSNFFCKTLLFVAVAGVLLIRKNEDLDNIKKLIEETTFYDKQWQATWQDDNSSNSN, encoded by the exons ATGTCAATATCCATGGCCTTGTTTTCTCCTCCTTGTCCTACCTCCTTCTCCGTCAACCCCAATTTCACCCACAAACCCGCTCTTTTTCTCCCTCTTAAGAGACCCTTTCTTTCGCTTTCCACTCCCAAGTCTTTACCAGACAATGGAGCTGGAGTTTCAGCTTCTGTTCCTGCCATTGAAGACCCAAAACCCAGTCAGAATGACCCCGTCCTTGAAAAGGCCGTGGAGGGATCTTCTGGGCCTAACGGGGCGGCTACCAGCACAGAAATTGAGGTTTTGAGCAAGTTTGAGGATCCTAGGTGGATCGGAGGAACTTGGGACTTGAAACAGTTTCAGAAAAATGGCACCACTGACTGGGATGCTGTTATTGATGCTG AGGTCAGGAGGAGAAAATGGCTCCAGGATAATCCAGAAACTACCAGTAATGACGACCCTGTAGTGTTTGACACTGCCATCATACCTTGGTGGGCATGGATGAAGAGATTCCATCTACCTGAAGCTGAATTGCTTAATG GCCGTGCAGCAATGGTTGGGTTCTTCATGGCATATCTGTTTGATAGCTTGACTGGAGTAGGATTGGTTGACCAAATGAGCAACTTCTTTTGCAAGACCCTATTGTTTGTAGCTGTTGCGGGAGTGCTTTTAATCAGGAAGAATGAAGATTTGGATAACATCAAGAAGCTTATTGAAGAGACAACCTTTTATGACAAGCAATGGCAAGCAACTTGGCAGGATGACAATAGTTCCAACAGCAACTAG